A single region of the Trueperaceae bacterium genome encodes:
- a CDS encoding VOC family protein, translating to MKTVNPYLNFRRETAEAFRFYGEVFGAEPQVITFGQFGDGGAGLPEDERDLVAHAYLPLGNGHAIMASDAPPSLGLPFVEGNNVHIMIDTDDGAEARRLYERLSQGGQVHMELAETGWAELYANLVDRFGIRWMINYAGNKGGSA from the coding sequence GTGAAGACCGTCAACCCCTACCTGAACTTCCGCCGCGAGACCGCCGAGGCGTTCCGCTTCTACGGAGAGGTCTTCGGCGCCGAGCCGCAGGTCATCACCTTCGGTCAGTTCGGCGACGGTGGCGCCGGGCTCCCCGAGGACGAGCGGGACCTCGTCGCGCACGCCTACCTGCCCCTGGGCAACGGCCACGCGATCATGGCCAGCGACGCCCCGCCGTCGCTGGGACTGCCGTTCGTCGAGGGCAACAACGTCCACATCATGATCGACACCGACGATGGCGCCGAGGCCCGGCGCCTCTACGAGCGCCTCTCGCAGGGCGGCCAGGTCCACATGGAGCTGGCCGAGACCGGCTGGGCCGAGCTCTACGCGAACCTCGTGGACCGCTTCGGCATCAGGTGGATGATCAACTACGCGGGCAACAAGGGCGGGAGCGCCTAG
- a CDS encoding HAD family acid phosphatase has product MSKIVLCDLDGTLSDTSHRERFVKQDPADYESFYAAAGGDAPIWPVIEVVNALAKAGYEIHITTGRRDDTRAVTERWLAAHGVTYHRLVMRGYHDHTPDDVLKRRWYEADYRDADVLCVLEDRNRVVRMWRELGVTCLHVADGDF; this is encoded by the coding sequence ATGTCCAAGATCGTCCTCTGCGACCTCGACGGCACCCTCTCGGACACCAGCCACCGCGAGCGCTTCGTTAAGCAGGACCCGGCCGACTACGAGTCGTTCTACGCGGCCGCCGGCGGCGACGCTCCCATCTGGCCCGTGATCGAGGTGGTGAACGCCCTCGCCAAGGCCGGCTACGAGATCCACATCACCACGGGCCGGCGCGACGACACGCGCGCCGTCACCGAGCGGTGGCTCGCCGCGCACGGTGTGACCTACCACCGGCTGGTCATGCGCGGGTACCACGACCACACCCCCGACGACGTGCTCAAGCGCCGCTGGTACGAGGCTGACTACCGCGACGCCGACGTGCTGTGCGTGCTCGAGGACCGCAACCGCGTCGTGAGGATGTGGCGCGAGCTCGGCGTCACCTGCCTGCACGTGGCCGACGGCGACTTCTGA
- a CDS encoding BTAD domain-containing putative transcriptional regulator, giving the protein MTSRLSLLGSSALGAEGGLPVDRRGCLLAYLAVEGGWVSRDRLALLFWPDSDETTAKRNLRQLVLRARRLPLEPPLEAAPEALRWPVASDVAEFRRALGDGDTAAAVSAYEGPLLDGFAVHDVGGFDAWLEGERDRLRLAFLDVGVRRAAELVASGRYEEAARLLARVHDADPLAEDVLAAYVRALYLAGRRDAALAAYARFERELQEELGLSPLPATAALAEAVRRGDALELPLARPPQPERVLLSPSRLVGRDAARHALLAASTPVVLLRGEPGIGKSALLDEAVAGGLRARAVEGLERLPYHPLAQLVRGAAHLAAGLGPYRDDLARLVPELSDDPVHTPLDGDVAKSRVAEAIARLVEAGGGVLVVDDLQWADAATLEVVVYLAGRGLRTYGAYRDGEAGPELERTLAALRGPGLLTLVDVGPIDEEAVRSLLADLIGREEGPLAFSRRLWRHTGGNPLFLLETLRSLFESGRLRRDDHGWHTDVDEVTVDYSELTVPPRIADVISRRLDLLGAPTVRVLEAMALAHAPLSPAVVAEVTGLSPAAVAEALDEAEASGFLRDGEFRHDLLRQALDARVAPARRRLLNGLIAAALEGEADAGLVAEHWLAAGEVARARASWRERAGELRARGLHPAAIELLESAVSRLPAGEDAAWLRLGLAELYRESGRMDDAAAQLAAAREVEDPSPALVAYRLLADAWLAMMVGQYTRAGQVFEEVVAMEAALRDADDLMHDAAMLGAWLAREQGKHDEARARLEDAIARLRQRPPGLRLVQHLSSLGVLLDDAGRNEEALPVHREALALAKALGSRYHQVDTTLNLVFCLGDLGRHEEAVAAARAVLDLGDYDNVSVLRLNMAYSLRQLGRVEEALEQYDALGATKDMPHVRLIALARAASCLGELGRPEEARLRIDEALEALEGVEYELAIAALACAVLGYGDRRQLESLAAATAGFDHAALPRYLVEEVAEAARAGGEAAAEAGAWWTPLLDARRDRVTTA; this is encoded by the coding sequence ATGACGTCACGCTTGAGCCTGCTCGGCTCTTCCGCGCTCGGGGCCGAGGGGGGCCTGCCGGTCGACCGCCGGGGCTGCCTGCTCGCCTACCTGGCCGTCGAGGGCGGCTGGGTCAGCCGCGACCGCCTCGCGCTCCTGTTCTGGCCAGACTCGGACGAGACGACGGCCAAGCGCAACCTGCGCCAGCTCGTGCTGCGCGCCAGGCGCCTCCCCCTAGAGCCGCCCCTCGAGGCGGCGCCCGAGGCCCTACGCTGGCCCGTGGCGTCAGACGTCGCGGAGTTCCGCCGCGCCCTGGGGGACGGCGACACCGCGGCCGCCGTGAGCGCCTACGAGGGACCGCTGCTCGACGGCTTCGCAGTGCACGACGTCGGCGGCTTCGACGCCTGGCTCGAGGGCGAGAGGGACCGCCTCCGTCTGGCCTTCCTCGACGTCGGCGTGCGCCGCGCCGCCGAGCTCGTCGCCTCCGGCCGCTACGAGGAGGCGGCCCGCCTGCTGGCCAGGGTCCACGACGCCGACCCCTTGGCCGAGGACGTGCTGGCCGCCTACGTGAGAGCGCTCTACCTGGCCGGCCGCCGTGACGCCGCGCTCGCCGCCTACGCCCGCTTCGAACGGGAGCTGCAGGAAGAGCTCGGCCTCTCTCCCCTGCCCGCCACGGCCGCGCTGGCCGAGGCCGTCCGCCGCGGCGACGCCCTCGAGCTGCCGTTGGCCAGGCCGCCGCAGCCGGAGAGGGTGCTCCTCTCCCCGTCGCGGCTCGTCGGGCGCGACGCCGCCAGGCACGCGCTGCTCGCCGCGTCGACCCCGGTCGTGCTGCTGCGGGGCGAGCCCGGGATCGGCAAGTCGGCCCTGCTCGACGAGGCCGTCGCCGGCGGCCTGCGGGCGCGGGCCGTCGAGGGCCTGGAGCGCCTGCCCTACCACCCGCTCGCCCAGCTCGTGCGCGGCGCGGCGCACCTCGCCGCCGGCCTGGGGCCCTACCGCGACGACCTCGCCCGCCTCGTCCCCGAGCTCTCTGACGACCCCGTCCACACGCCGCTCGATGGCGACGTCGCCAAGTCGCGCGTCGCCGAGGCCATCGCGCGGCTCGTCGAGGCGGGCGGAGGCGTGCTGGTCGTCGACGACCTGCAGTGGGCCGACGCTGCCACGCTCGAGGTGGTCGTCTACCTCGCGGGCCGCGGCCTGAGGACCTACGGCGCCTACCGCGACGGGGAGGCCGGACCCGAGCTCGAGAGGACGCTGGCCGCCCTGCGCGGCCCGGGCCTCCTCACCCTCGTCGACGTCGGCCCCATCGACGAGGAGGCCGTGCGCTCGCTGCTCGCCGACCTCATCGGCCGCGAGGAGGGTCCGCTCGCGTTCTCCCGGCGCCTGTGGCGGCACACGGGCGGGAACCCGCTGTTCCTGCTCGAGACGCTGCGCTCGCTGTTCGAGTCCGGCCGGCTGCGGCGCGACGACCACGGCTGGCACACCGACGTCGACGAGGTGACCGTCGACTACTCGGAGCTGACGGTACCGCCGAGGATCGCCGACGTCATCTCGCGGCGGCTGGACCTCCTCGGCGCCCCCACGGTCCGCGTGCTGGAGGCCATGGCCCTCGCGCACGCGCCGCTCTCTCCCGCCGTCGTCGCCGAGGTGACGGGCCTCTCCCCCGCGGCCGTGGCCGAGGCCCTCGACGAGGCCGAGGCGTCGGGGTTCCTGCGGGACGGGGAGTTCCGCCACGACCTCCTGCGGCAGGCGCTCGACGCGCGCGTCGCGCCGGCGCGCCGACGGCTCCTCAACGGGCTCATAGCCGCGGCGCTGGAGGGCGAGGCCGACGCCGGCCTCGTCGCCGAGCACTGGCTGGCGGCCGGTGAGGTCGCGAGGGCGCGCGCGTCCTGGCGCGAGCGGGCCGGCGAGCTCCGCGCCCGCGGCCTGCACCCCGCCGCCATCGAGCTGCTCGAGTCGGCGGTGAGCCGCCTGCCGGCCGGGGAGGACGCGGCCTGGCTGCGCCTCGGCCTGGCGGAGCTCTACCGCGAGTCGGGTCGCATGGACGACGCGGCCGCGCAGCTCGCGGCCGCGCGCGAGGTCGAGGACCCTTCGCCCGCGCTGGTGGCCTACCGCCTGCTCGCGGACGCCTGGCTGGCGATGATGGTGGGCCAGTACACGCGCGCCGGCCAGGTGTTCGAGGAGGTCGTGGCCATGGAGGCCGCCCTGCGCGACGCCGACGACCTGATGCACGACGCGGCGATGCTCGGCGCCTGGCTCGCGAGGGAGCAGGGGAAGCACGACGAGGCGCGGGCGAGGCTCGAGGACGCGATCGCCAGGCTGCGCCAGCGCCCGCCGGGCTTACGGCTGGTGCAGCACCTCTCGAGCCTCGGCGTGCTGCTCGACGACGCCGGACGCAACGAGGAGGCGCTGCCCGTGCACCGCGAGGCCCTCGCGCTCGCGAAGGCGCTCGGCTCGCGCTACCACCAGGTCGACACGACCCTCAACCTCGTCTTCTGCCTGGGCGACCTCGGCAGGCACGAGGAGGCCGTCGCCGCCGCGCGTGCGGTCCTCGACCTCGGCGACTACGACAACGTGTCGGTGCTGAGGCTCAACATGGCCTACTCGCTGAGGCAGCTCGGGCGCGTCGAGGAGGCGCTGGAGCAGTACGACGCGCTCGGGGCCACGAAGGACATGCCGCACGTGCGGCTCATCGCGCTGGCGCGGGCGGCGTCGTGCCTCGGCGAGCTCGGCCGCCCGGAGGAGGCGAGGCTGCGGATCGACGAGGCGCTCGAGGCGCTGGAGGGGGTCGAGTACGAGCTGGCGATAGCGGCCCTCGCCTGCGCGGTGCTCGGCTACGGCGACAGGCGCCAGCTCGAGAGCCTGGCCGCGGCCACGGCCGGCTTCGACCACGCCGCGCTGCCGCGCTACCTCGTCGAGGAAGTGGCGGAGGCGGCGCGCGCCGGTGGTGAGGCGGCCGCGGAGGCCGGCGCGTGGTGGACGCCCCTGCTCGACGCGCGGCGGGACCGAGTGACGACCGCGTAA
- a CDS encoding DinB family protein, producing the protein MAQRNPLDLEREVLEAFEHAMRVTELVVGAVPEEHWHAPPPQKGRTIAAIVAHVYGLRRTFAKMAKVPVGPTLPTKTVTKDEALAALAENREALVALFRDAVAERRGRVPGMPKRTAMMMAYLMQHDAHHRGQITRQLSEFGYQLPGEVTMKVWGWRRLDR; encoded by the coding sequence ATGGCACAGAGGAACCCCCTCGACCTGGAGCGAGAGGTCCTGGAGGCCTTCGAGCACGCTATGCGCGTCACCGAGCTGGTCGTCGGCGCGGTCCCCGAGGAGCACTGGCACGCGCCGCCCCCGCAGAAAGGGCGGACGATCGCCGCGATAGTCGCCCACGTCTACGGTCTCAGGCGCACGTTCGCGAAGATGGCCAAGGTGCCCGTGGGCCCCACGCTGCCTACCAAGACCGTGACCAAGGACGAGGCGCTGGCGGCGCTGGCCGAGAACCGCGAGGCCCTGGTCGCGCTCTTCCGGGACGCGGTCGCCGAGAGGCGCGGTCGGGTGCCCGGCATGCCGAAGCGCACGGCGATGATGATGGCCTACCTGATGCAGCACGACGCCCACCATCGCGGACAGATCACGCGGCAGCTGAGCGAGTTCGGCTACCAGCTGCCTGGCGAGGTCACGATGAAGGTGTGGGGCTGGCGCAGGCTGGACCGCTGA
- a CDS encoding TetR/AcrR family transcriptional regulator, translated as MSSAVAKVDARVVRTRQRLREALVSLVLERGYEAVTIRDLAHRAAVGYATYFRHYPSKDALLLDLLEDLLADLLRLLEPTLADEDASRSGATVFDHVRRHADLYRVLVASQRSVDLVARAREVAFANLGCRFEPAPDALLPPEAAVNHLVRSLVALIEWWLGAGMPVPPERMGAAFEALIMRPVRAVAFRRHEGQAPS; from the coding sequence CGACGCTCGGGTGGTGCGCACCAGGCAGCGCCTGCGCGAGGCGCTGGTCTCCCTCGTGCTCGAGAGGGGCTACGAGGCCGTGACGATCCGCGACCTCGCCCACCGCGCCGCGGTGGGCTACGCCACCTACTTCAGGCACTACCCCTCGAAGGACGCGCTGCTGCTCGACCTCCTCGAGGACCTTCTGGCCGACCTGCTGCGCCTGCTCGAGCCGACGCTGGCCGACGAGGACGCCTCGCGCAGCGGCGCGACCGTGTTCGACCACGTGCGCCGGCACGCCGACCTCTACCGCGTCCTCGTCGCGAGCCAGCGGTCCGTCGACCTCGTCGCGAGGGCGCGGGAGGTCGCGTTCGCCAACCTGGGGTGTAGGTTCGAGCCGGCCCCCGATGCGCTCCTGCCGCCGGAGGCGGCCGTGAACCATCTCGTCCGGTCGCTCGTCGCGCTCATCGAGTGGTGGTTGGGCGCCGGCATGCCCGTTCCTCCCGAGCGGATGGGCGCTGCCTTCGAGGCCCTGATCATGCGGCCGGTGCGAGCGGTGGCTTTCCGCCGCCACGAGGGACAGGCGCCGTCCTAG
- a CDS encoding MarR family transcriptional regulator, with translation MPASERIAATRGCLCLEARRTARLLTRHYDEHLRPTGLRATQFSVLAALANTGGATVTRLADLLGLERTSLSRSAELLEERGWVESASTGDARERRLTLTSAGLAQLERSLPAWEAAQASAPTLLAAAAEEGAAAVPGGAV, from the coding sequence GTGCCTGCGTCCGAGCGGATCGCCGCCACGCGCGGGTGCCTGTGCCTGGAGGCACGCCGCACCGCCCGCCTCCTGACCAGGCACTACGACGAGCACCTGCGGCCCACGGGTCTGAGGGCCACGCAGTTCTCGGTCCTCGCCGCGCTGGCTAACACCGGCGGCGCCACGGTGACGCGGCTGGCCGACCTGCTCGGCCTCGAGCGCACCTCGCTGTCGCGCAGCGCGGAGCTACTCGAGGAGCGCGGCTGGGTCGAGTCCGCGTCGACGGGTGACGCCCGCGAGAGGCGGCTCACGCTGACGAGCGCCGGGCTCGCGCAGCTCGAGCGCTCGCTGCCGGCTTGGGAGGCGGCACAGGCCTCGGCGCCGACACTGCTGGCCGCGGCGGCCGAGGAGGGGGCAGCAGCAGTTCCTGGAGGTGCCGTGTGA